The following coding sequences lie in one Nakaseomyces glabratus chromosome I, complete sequence genomic window:
- the UTR1 gene encoding NADH/NAD(+) kinase (CAGL0I01386g~Ortholog(s) have NAD+ kinase activity, NADH kinase activity, role in NADP biosynthetic process, cellular iron ion homeostasis and cytosol, nucleus localization) — MEEMKRTDSCTKEKALQKWLADAEESSSSASEYKIANQDTSRHDSDVALDISNAKDMLRRISSERSPSMSMSAHNTSKSSNTHFQYASTAYGVRLLSRDISNTKVELDVQNLMIVTKLNDISLYFLTRELVEWLLVHFPQVTVYVDKELEHNDKFAAQELAKDSKCRQSRIKYWTKEFIDENDVFFDLVITLGGDGTVLFVSSLFQRHVPPVMSFSLGSLGFLTNFKFEDFRTDLTKILNSKVKTNLRMRLECKVYRRHEPEVDPETGKKICVVEHIDTHHILNEVTIDRGPSPFISMLELYGDGNLMTVAQADGLIIATPTGSTAYSLSAGGSLIYPTVNAIAVTPICPHTLSFRPIILPDSMTLKVKVSLKARGTAWAGFDGKDRCELKQGDFITISASPYVFPTVESSPIEFINSISRTMNWNVREQQKSFTHILSQKNKEKYNTEKVRESKAKSEEEEIEERKLSSSAFDMSSLKEAVKEEAKEDEGDDEDETADRCLLKKTSGSK, encoded by the coding sequence ATGGAGGAAATGAAACGCACAGACAGCTGCACCAAGGAGAAGGCGCTGCAGAAGTGGCTCGCCGATGCCGAGGAGTCCAGCTCCAGTGCCAGCGAGTACAAGATCGCCAACCAGGACACCTCGAGACACGACTCGGACGTGGCGCTCGATATCAGCAACGCCAAGGACATGCTGCGGAGGATCTCGAGCGAGCGGTCGCCCTCCATGTCGATGTCCGCGCACAACACTTCCAAGAGCAGCAACACGCACTTCCAGTACGCCTCGACCGCGTACGGCGTGCGGTTGCTGAGCAGGGACATCTCCAACACGAAGGTGGAGCTCGACGTACAGAACCTGATGATCGTCACCAAGCTGAACGACATCTCGCTGTACTTCCTGACTCGTGAGCTGGTGGAATGGCTGCTGGTGCACTTCCCACAGGTCACTGTCTATGTGGACAAGGAGCTAGAGCACAACGACAAGTTTGCCGCACAGGAGCTCGCAAAGGACAGCAAGTGCAGACAGTCGCGTATCAAGTACTGGACTAAGGAGTTCATCGACGAGAACGACGTCTTCTTCGACCTGGTGATTACGTTGGGCGGTGACGGTACAGTGCTGTTCGTCTCATCCTTGTTCCAGAGACATGTGCCACCTGTGATGTCTTTCTCCCTGGGGTCCCTCGGTTTCCTAACCAACTTCAAATTCGAAGACTTCAGGACAGACTTGACAAAGATTCTGAACTCTAAAGTAAAGACTAACTTAAGAATGAGGTTGGAATGTAAAGTCTACCGCAGACACGAACCAGAGGTTGATCCCGAAACCGGTAAGAAGATCTGCGTGGTCGAACACATCGATACCCACCACATATTGAACGAGGTCACCATAGATCGTGGCCCTTCGCCATTTATCTCCATGTTGGAGCTTTATGGGGACGGCAACCTGATGACTGTGGCCCAGGCTGATGGTCTGATCATCGCCACCCCTACTGGTTCTACAGCTTATTCATTGAGTGCCGGTGGGTCCCTGATTTACCCAACAGTGAACGCCATTGCAGTCACGCCTATCTGCCCACATACATTGAGCTTCAGGCCTATCATATTACCTGACAGTATGACACTGAAGGTTAAAGTATCCCTGAAGGCCAGGGGTACTGCCTGGGCTGGTTTCGACGGTAAGGACCGTTGCGAGTTGAAGCAAGGTGATTTCATCACCATTTCTGCCAGTCCTTACGTGTTCCCAACTGTTGAGTCCTCTCCAATTGAGTTCATTAACTCCATCAGCAGAACCATGAACTGGAACGTCAGAGAGCAACAGAAATCTTTCACTCACATCTTATCTCAAAAGAACAAGGAGAAGTACAACACTGAGAAAGTACGTGAATCTAAGGCTAAGAgtgaagaggaagaaattGAGGAAAGGAAGTTGTCCAGTAGTGCATTTGATATGTCATCGTTGAAAGAGGCAGTGAAAGAAGAGGCAAAGGAGGACGAGGGCGACGACGAGGACGAGACCGCAGACCGCTgtctgttgaagaagacaaGCGGGTCTAAATAG
- the GLY1 gene encoding threonine aldolase GLY1 (CAGL0I01342g~Ortholog(s) have cytosol, nucleus localization), whose amino-acid sequence MTTELPPQYTSASNDLRSDTFTTPTRKMKEAALEASIGDAVYNEDVDTIRLEQHVAKLAGMEAGLFCVSGTLSNQIALRAHLYQPPYSILCDYRAHVYTHEAAGLAILSQAMVVPVIPSNGNYMTLEDIKSHYVPDDGDIHGAPTKVISLENTLHGIIYPLEELVRIKAWCMENGLKLHCDGARIWNAAAESGVPLKQFGELFDSISICLSKSMGAPMGSILVGNTKFIKKCNHFRKQQGGGVRQSGMLSRMALCNIDADWKSNLLYSHRLAHNLADFCKEKGIPLESPADTNFVFVDLRAAKMNPDVLVKKGLKYGVKLMGGRISFHYQVSEESLEKVKLALLEAFEYSKEHPFDENGATKIYRSASTEVDIEGNAIQEIKTYKY is encoded by the coding sequence atgacTACTGAACTACCACCACAATATACCAGTGCTTCCAATGACCTGCGTTCCGACACTTTCACCACTCCTACCAGGAAGATGAAGGAGGCTGCTCTGGAGGCTTCTATTGGTGACGCTGTCTACAACGAGGACGTCGACACCATCCGTCTCGAGCAGCACGTCGCAAAGCTGGCCGGTATGGAGGCCGGTCTGTTCTGTGTCTCCGGTACGCTGTCCAACCAAATCGCTCTGAGAGCGCACTTGTACCAGCCACCTTACTCCATCCTGTGCGACTACAGAGCGCACGTCTACACACACGAGGCAGCTGGTCTGGCCATCCTGTCCCAAGCCATGGTCGTCCCAGTGATCCCATCCAATGGCAACTACATGACCCTCGAGGACATCAAGAGCCACTATGTCCCAGACGATGGTGACATCCACGGTGCCCCAACCAAGGTCATCTCCCTGGAGAACACCTTGCATGGTATCATCTACCCGCTAGAAGAACTGGTCCGCATCAAGGCCTGGTGTATGGAGAACGGCCTCAAGCTGCACTGTGACGGTGCCCGTATCTGGAACGCAGCCGCTGAGTCCGGTGTCCCACTGAAACAGTTCGGTGAACTCTTCGactccatctccatctgCCTGTCAAAGTCCATGGGTGCCCCAATGGGCTCCATCCTGGTCGGTAACACCAAGTTCATCAAGAAGTGTAACCACTTCAGAAAGCAGCAAGGTGGTGGTGTAAGACAATCAGGTATGCTATCCAGAATGGCCCTCTGCAACATCGACGCCGACTGGAAGTCAAACCTACTGTACTCCCACAGACTAGCCCACAACTTGGCAGACTTCTGTAAAGAAAAGGGTATCCCTCTCGAGTCCCCAGCCGACACTAACTTCGTCTTCGTCGACTTGAGAGCAGCAAAGATGAACCCTGACGTCCTGGTTAAGAAAGGTCTGAAATACGGTGTAAAGCTGATGGGTGGTAGAATCTCCTTCCACTACCAAGTCTCAGAAGAATCCTTGGAAAAGGTAAAACTGGCTTTGCTCGAAGCCTTCGAATACTCTAAGGAACACCCATTCGATGAAAACGGAGCTACTAAGATCTACCGTAGTGCCTCCACCGAAGTCGACATCGAAGGTAACGCTATCCAAGAGATCAAGACTTACAAGTACTAA
- the ISY1 gene encoding Isy1p (CAGL0I01364g~Ortholog(s) have first spliceosomal transesterification activity and role in cellular response to drug, generation of catalytic spliceosome for second transesterification step, mRNA 3'-splice site recognition), with the protein MSRNVDKSQTVLALYQEHKAESRRDYNRYKRPRVESVRDPAEAREWYKQTLREVGECTNRLYDPLLSEEQVRECNARVNQLIQESQRWSRHLRRFKQRQRPPVYGGVVVNGVRYIGRARELPEARKRPTAARQFTVKRAKYVDFSDNGDFSDNGDYRGTSERLRKAHGIAQQESVLVEPPTQQQMEEYLVERRKRQLLHQLNL; encoded by the coding sequence ATGAGTCGCAACGTTGATAAGAGCCAGACGGTGCTGGCGCTGTACCAGGAGCACAAGGCTGAGTCCCGGCGGGACTACAATCGGTACAAGCGGCCGCGGGTTGAGTCCGTGCGCGACCCTGCGGAGGCGAGGGAGTGGTACAAGCAGACGCTGCGGGAGGTGGGCGAGTGCACGAACCGGCTGTACGACCCGCTGCTGAGCGAGGAGCAAGTGCGGGAGTGCAACGCGCGTGTGAACCAGCTGATACAGGAGAGCCAGCGGTGGTCGCGGCACCTGCGACGGTTCAAGCAGCGCCAGCGGCCGCCAGTGTATGGCGGCGTGGTGGTGAACGGTGTGCGGTACATAGGGCGAGCACGCGAGCTGCCCGAGGCGCGCAAGCGGCCCACCGCTGCGCGGCAGTTCACCGTCAAGCGCGCTAAGTACGTTGACTTTAGCGACAATGGCGACTTTAGTGACAATGGCGACTACCGCGGCACGAGCGAGCGATTGCGGAAGGCACATGGCATCGCGCAGCAGGAGAGCGTGCTGGTGGAGCCACCCACCCAGCAGCAGATGGAGGAGTACCTGGTAGAGCGACGCAAGCGCCAACTGCTGCACCAGCTAAACCTGTAA
- a CDS encoding putative cystathionine beta-lyase (CAGL0I01276g~Ortholog(s) have cytoplasm, nucleus localization) produces the protein MTRQDLATTLIHGDDIKNRVPDVAPPINVATTFRYDENDLVPWNEREDLEFMDRTPIYSRLGHPNATRLESIFSEILEGHAVIYSSGLAAFHAAMTHFNPKQLFIGQSYHGVHGIADILSRNYGLIQRSLDDIEEYAQKGDIVHIETPVNPFGTSYDLQSFADKAHSRGALLMVDSTFAPPPLQYAWNFGADIIMHSATKFFGGHSDLLSGVLVTKDEEVSKRLKDDRIYLGTNVANLESHLLLRSLRTFEMRILKQSQNVTKIVEHLVSNRDKYSKVLRQVFHSSLQDESFVKKQLIGGYTPVFSITLMNKEQCKQLPLKLKYFHHATSLGGVESLIEWRAMTDPYIDQTLIRFSIGCESADDLIADLDAAFIELEKLQ, from the coding sequence ATGACTAGACAGGACTTGGCCACTACATTGATCCACGGTGATGACATTAAAAATAGGGTGCCCGATGTGGCACCACCTATTAACGTTGCTACCACATTCAGGTACGATGAGAACGACCTGGTACCTTGGAATGAAAGGGAAGACCTAGAATTCATGGATAGAACACCCATTTACTCCCGGTTAGGCCACCCTAATGCCACTAGGCTCGAGAGTATATTCTCTGAGATTTTGGAAGGCCATGCTGTCATATATTCGTCAGGCCTGGCGGCTTTCCATGCAGCCATGACTCATTTTAACCCTAAGCAGTTATTCATAGGTCAAAGTTACCACGGTGTCCACGGTATTGCAGACATATTGTCCAGAAACTACGGCCTCATACAAAGGTCTCTGGATGATATCGAAGAGTATGCCCAAAAAGGTGACATAGTTCACATCGAGACGCCTGTTAACCCATTCGGCACCTCTTATGACTTACAATCGTTTGCCGACAAGGCTCATTCCAGGGGAGCTCTACTAATGGTCGATTCAACATTTGCTCCACCTCCACTACAATATGCTTGGAACTTTGGTGCTGATATAATTATGCACTCTGCGACTAAATTCTTTGGTGGTCATTCGGACTTGTTGAGTGGTGTCTTGGTGAccaaagatgaagaagtgaGCAAACGCCTGAAGGATGACAGAATATACCTGGGAACCAATGTTGCAAACCTGGAAAGCCATTTGCTACTAAGGTCATTAAGAACTTTTGAAATGAGAATTTTGAAGCAATCACAAAATGTAACTAAAATTGTCGAACATTTAGTCTCAAACAGAGATAAATACTCAAAGGTCTTGAGACAAGTATTTCATTCATCATTACAAGATGAATCATTCGTAAAGAAACAATTAATAGGTGGTTATACACCAGTATTCTCGATCACACTGATGAATAAGGAACAATGTAAGCAATTGCCTCTAAAGTTGAAATATTTCCACCATGCTACCTCTTTGGGTGGTGTAGAGTCCCTCATTGAATGGAGAGCCATGACAGATCCATATATTGACCAAACACTGATTAGATTTTCTATAGGCTGTGAATCAGCCGATGACCTGATTGCTGATCTTGATGCAGCTTTTATTGAACTTGAAAAGCTACAATAG
- the ERP5 gene encoding Erp5p (CAGL0I01232g~Ortholog(s) have endoplasmic reticulum localization) yields MRLQYIIFLLGCLLQTSNALHTYVKSGEMKCFYKNLKKGDVLIGDLDTAVKNNGIYEEDPAVKVSVSIAETFDDDHIVLNQKNPYTGDFTFTALDNGEHRICVSPTYPDSNEPIRVYLDLEISNIEALDTKGKQNEAQLRKRVDQLNQRLNNIRMEQDVIRENEASFRNQSEAANSKITFWTLVQIFILAGMCTFQVSYLKNFFVKQKVI; encoded by the coding sequence ATGAGACTACAATACATTATCTTCCTCTTGGGATGTCTCCTACAGACATCGAATGCGTTGCACACTTATGTGAAATCGGGAGAGATGAAATGTTTTTACAAGAACCTGAAGAAAGGTGATGTGTTAATTGGTGACCTTGATACAGCAGTCAAGAACAATGGTATATACGAAGAAGATCCAGCGGTTAAAGTGTCTGTTAGCATTGCTGAGACTTTTGATGATGACCACATAGTCTTGAACCAAAAGAATCCATACACTGGTGACTTTACATTCACTGCTTTGGACAATGGTGAACATAGAATTTGTGTATCTCCAACGTATCCTGATTCTAATGAGCCAATCCGTGTCTACCTTGATTTGGAGATCAGTAACATCGAGGCCTTGGACACTAAGGGAAAGCAAAACGAAGCACAATTGAGAAAAAGAGTTGATCAGTTGAACCAGAGACTAAACAACATCAGAATGGAGCAAGATGTCATTAGAGAAAATGAGGCTTCCTTCAGAAACCAGAGTGAAGCTGCCAACAGTAAGATCACTTTCTGGACTTTAGTACAAATCTTTATCCTAGCTGGTATGTGTACCTTCCAAGTCAGCtatttgaagaacttcttTGTTAAGCAAAAGGTTATATAA
- the OSM1 gene encoding fumarate reductase (CAGL0I01320g~Ortholog(s) have fumarate reductase (NADH) activity, role in FAD metabolic process, protein folding in endoplasmic reticulum and endoplasmic reticulum, mitochondrion localization) translates to MRGSRKVLVYITIIALVLLYRKINSNSMYKAVPKSPVVVIGTGLAGLTTSNQLAHTYKIPVVLIDKASSIGGNSIKASSGINGAGTTTQANLNVKDSPELFLEDTISSAKGKGSRPLMEKLSRDSSSAINWLQSTFNLKLDKLAQLGGHSTARTHRSSTNIPPGFEIVSTLSKALKKTSEENPELVKILLNNKVTDIGIDSKGEVHSVTYTDADGNSHVLETSNVVVCSGGFGYSKEFLHKFNPELVKLPTTNGKQTTGDGQNILERLGAKMVDMKEIQVHPTGFIDSKDRGNNWKFLAAEALRGLGGILLHPESGKRFVNELETRDNVTAAIQRYCPKDDNRAILLMSEAVYTNYKANIDFYMSKGLIKKASVIDMVKNLKITSNVEDIVKHLQHYSTASTDDFNRKLVINTFGKDVSKDTSVYYGEITPVVHFTMGGAEIDERSQVVGTSGKPLAKGLYAAGEVSGGVHGANRLGGSSLLECVVYGRTAAESIASSYK, encoded by the coding sequence ATGCGTGGATCAAGAAAGGTCCTGGTATACATTACTATCATTGCACTGGTACTGCTTTATAGAAAGATTAATAGCAATTCAATGTACAAAGCTGTCCCAAAGAGTCCCGTTGTGGTCATCGGCACAGGGCTTGCTGGCCTAACAACCAGTAATCAGCTCGCACACACATACAAAATCCCCGTTGTATTGATCGACAAGGCATCCTCCATTGGTGGCAACTCAATTAAAGCTTCGAGTGGTATAAATGGTGCTGGTACTACTACACAAGCGAACTTGAACGTTAAGGACAGCCCCGAGTTATTCCTGGAAGATACTATAAGCTCAGCTAAGGGCAAAGGTTCAAGACCCTTGATGGAAAAATTATCTAGAGACTCTAGCTCAGCTATCAATTGGTTACAGAGTACTTTCAACCTAAAACTAGATAAACTTGCCCAACTTGGTGGACACTCTACTGCTAGGACACATAGATCCTCTACTAATATCCCACCAGGATTTGAAATAGTATCTACTTTGTCCAAGGCCCTCAAGAAGACATCCGAAGAGAACCCTGAATTAGTGAAAATactattaaataataaGGTTACTGATATAGGCATCGATTCCAAAGGTGAGGTTCACAGTGTAACATATACAGACGCAGATGGCAATTCTCACGTGCTGGAAACTTCGAATGTTGTAGTTTGCTCCGGTGGATTCGGTTACTCCAAAGAATTCTTACATAAATTTAACCCAGAACTAGTCAAACTTCCTACCACGAACGGTAAGCAAACTACTGGTGACGGTCAAAATATTCTTGAGAGACTAGGTGCCAAGATGGTAGATATGAAAGAAATCCAAGTACATCCTACAGGGTTCATAGACAGTAAAGATAGAGGAAACAACTGGAAGTTCTTAGCGGCAGAGGCACTAAGAGGATTAGGTGGTATCTTACTTCATCCAGAATCAGGTAAAAGATTTGTCAATGAACTGGAGACTAGAGACAACGTCACTGCGGCTATCCAAAGATACTGTCCCAAGGATGACAACAGAGCGATTTTGTTGATGAGTGAAGCTGTTTATACCAATTATAAGGCTAACATCGACTTTTACATGTCAAAGGGCTTGATTAAGAAAGCGAGTGTCATTGATATGGtaaaaaacttgaaaattACTAGTAATGTAGAAGATATTGTAAAGCACTTGCAACACTATTCTACCGCGTCAACAGATGATTTTAACCGGAAGTTGGTTATTAACACTTTTGGAAAGGATGTGTCAAAAGATACATCTGTTTATTATGGAGAAATCACTCCGGTCGTACATTTTACTATGGGCGGTGCCGAGATCGACGAACGCTCTCAAGTAGTCGGTACTTCAGGAAAACCATTAGCTAAGGGCTTATATGCAGCTGGTGAAGTTTCCGGTGGTGTTCATGGTGCCAATAGACTAGGTGGTTCCAGTTTATTGGAATGTGTTGTTTATGGTAGAACAGCTGCCGAGTCAATCGCATCTTCATATAAATAA
- the APE4 gene encoding aspartyl aminopeptidase (CAGL0I01298g~Ortholog(s) have metalloaminopeptidase activity, role in cellular response to drug, chaperone-mediated protein folding, proteolysis and cytosol, extracellular region, fungal-type vacuole lumen, ribosome localization) — MRTPFFKSKEMSKSHASEFIKFLDASPTPYHAVASIRQHLVSHGFKELSEKTAWHGKVEHNGKYYVTRNNSSIIAFSVGGKWKPGNPIAVTGAHTDSPALRIKPISKRVSEKYAQVGVETYGGGIWHSWFDSDLALAGRVFVNDKSSGKIVSKLVDLKRPLLKIPTLAIHLDREVNQKFEFNKETQLLPIAGLVKDEKNDKSKNDNNSGAIKSIVERHHKELLDLVAKELELKSVEDIEDFELILYDYQGPTLGGINDEFVFSGRLDNLTSCFTSMHGLTLAADTDLSNESGIRMMACFDHEEIGSSSAQGADSTFLPSVIERLSYLKADGTDAENPVTVPSYHETYSRSFFLSSDVAHAVHPNYASKYESQHKPLIGEGPVIKINANQRYMTNSPGLVLVKKVAEISKVPLQLFVVANNSPCGSTIGPILASKTGIRTLDLGNPILSMHSIRETGGSRDIDYQIQLFQKFFEQYTKLEDQIEV; from the coding sequence ATGAGAACACCCTTCTTCAAGTCTAAGGAAATGTCAAAAAGCCACGCTTCTGAGTTCATCAAGTTTTTGGACGCTTCGCCTACGCCTTACCATGCAGTTGCTTCTATAAGGCAGCATCTTGTCTCCCATGGGTTCAAGGAATTGAGTGAGAAGACTGCTTGGCATGGCAAAGTTGAGCATAATGGTAAATATTATGTTACTAGGAACAACTCTTCTATTATCGCGTTTTCCGTTGGTGGCAAGTGGAAGCCAGGTAATCCAATTGCTGTTACAGGTGCTCATACCGATTCACCTGCGTTGAGAATTAAGCCAATCTCCAAGAGGGTGAGTGAGAAGTATGCACAAGTTGGTGTAGAGACTTATGGTGGTGGTATATGGCATTCCTGGTTTGATTCTGATCTTGCCTTGGCTGGTAGAGTGTTTGTCAACGATAAATCTTCTGGCAAGATTGTCTCTAAGTTAGTTGATTTAAAGAGACCTCTCTTGAAGATCCCAACTTTGGCTATTCACTTGGACAGAGAAGTTAaccaaaaatttgaattcaaCAAAGAGACTCAACTTCTACCAATTGCAGGTTTGGTCAAGGATGAGAAAAATGATAAGTCTAAGAACGATAATAATTCTGGAGCTATCAAATCTATTGTGGAGCGCCACCACAAAGAACTTTTGGACCTTGTTGCCAAAGAGCTGGAATTGAAATCTGTGGAAGATATCGAAGATTTTGAATTGATCCTATACGATTACCAAGGTCCAACCCTTGGTGGTATCAATGACGAGTTTGTCTTCTCCGGAAGGCTAGATAACTTGACCTCTTGTTTTACTTCTATGCACGGTCTAACATTGGCTGCTGATACTGATTTGAGTAATGAGAGTGGTATTAGAATGATGGCTTGTTTCGATCATGAAGAAATTGGCTCCTCATCTGCACAAGGTGCTGACTCAACATTTTTGCCAAGTGTGATTGAACGTTTGTCTTACTTAAAGGCAGATGGTACAGATGCTGAAAACCCAGTTACTGTACCTTCCTATCATGAAACTTACTCTAGATCATTCTTCTTGTCATCTGATGTTGCTCATGCAGTTCATCCTAATTACGCTTCAAAGTATGAATCGCAACACAAGCCTCTAATTGGTGAAGGTCCAGTCATCAAAATTAATGCCAATCAGCGCTACATGACTAACTCACCTGGTTTGGTTCTGGTTAAAAAGGTTGCTGAGATTTCAAAGGTACCACTACAACTATTTGTAGTTGCAAATAACTCTCCATGTGGTTCCACAATCGGTCCAATTTTGGCATCAAAAACAGGTATTAGAACGTTAGATCTAGGTAATCCAATCTTGAGTATGCATTCCATTAGAGAAACTGGTGGTTCTCGGGACATTGACTATCAAATTCAGTTGTTCCAGAAATTCTTTGAGCAATATACCAAACTTGAAGATCAAATTGAAGTTTGA
- the UBA4 gene encoding Uba4p (CAGL0I01254g~Ortholog(s) have URM1 activating enzyme activity, nitrate reductase (NADPH) activity, protein adenylyltransferase activity, thiosulfate sulfurtransferase activity): protein MTDQDLLAQIELLKKENAQLKEKLKSQDDEQLSLEEYSRYGRQMIVEGTGGVVGQLRLKKAKVLVVGAGGLGSPSLPYLVGAGVGTIGIVDNDIVDTSNLHRQTIHNTAKVGMLKCESAKQVLKDLNPHVNINTYPVRLGPENAFSIFADYDIVMDCTDTPLTRYLISDVAVNLGKTVVSASGLGTEGQLTILNFNNIGPCYRCFYPVSPNPYAVSSCQEGGVIGPCIGLVGTMMAVETLKIIMGVYNNENFEPFLLSYSGFPIQSLRRFKMRGRQSKCQTCGDAPVITKEAIESGIIDYNIFCGSRNYNVCAEGERLTAKEFDENYGPEFSGNNKVLLDVRPSHHFDISHFNNAVNIPLKELRDMDGDISTLQSRIPNINKNSEVVVLCRYGNDSQLATRMLKDEFGITNVKDVAGGFFKYIDDVDQSIPKY from the coding sequence ATGACAGACCAGGATCTGCTAGCTCAAATAGAGCttttgaagaaggaaaatGCACAACTAAAGGAGAAGCTGAAGAGTCAAGATGATGAGCAGTTGTCTCTGGAGGAATACAGTAGATATGGTAGACAAATGATTGTTGAAGGTACAGGAGGTGTAGTGGGTCAACTGCGGTTGAAGAAGGCTAAAGTGCTAGTGGTCGGTGCTGGTGGTCTCGGTTCTCCTTCATTGCCATATCTAGTCGGTGCCGGTGTTGGGACTATTGGTATTGTTGACAACGATATTGTTGACACTTCTAATCTGCACAGACAAACTATCCATAATACTGCTAAAGTTGGCATGTTGAAATGTGAATCTGCCAAGCAAGTTTTGAAGGATTTAAACCCACATGTGAACATCAATACATATCCTGTTAGATTGGGCCCTGAAAATGCTTTCTCGATATTTGCAGATTATGATATAGTGATGGACTGTACTGATACTCCTTTAACCAGATACTTGATCTCGGATGTTGCTGTGAATCTGGGCAAAACTGTGGTTTCAGCGTCAGGTTTGGGTACTGAAGGTCAACTTACAATTTTAAACTTCAATAATATTGGACCATGTTATAGGTGTTTCTATCCTGTGTCTCCAAACCCATATGCAGTGTCTTCTTGTCAGGAAGGTGGGGTTATTGGACCATGCATTGGTCTAGTTGGTACCATGATGGCAGTGGAgactttgaaaataataatgggTGTctataataatgaaaactttgaaCCATTTCTATTATCTTATTCAGGCTTTCCGATTCAGAGCCTGAGAAGATTTAAAATGAGAGGTAGGCAATCAAAATGCCAGACATGTGGAGATGCACCTGTCATCACCAAAGAAGCTATTGAATCGGGAATTATTGATTATAACATCTTCTGCGGCTCAAGAAACTATAATGTTTGTGCTGAGGGAGAGAGGCTCACAGCTAAAGAATTTGACGAAAATTATGGGCCTGAATTCAGTGGAAACAACAAGGTTTTGTTAGATGTTAGGCCATCGCATCACTTTGATATATCACATTTCAATAACGCCGTTAATATTCCCTTGAAGGAATTGCGTGATATGGATGGTGATATTAGTACGCTACAGAGCAGAATACCAAacattaataaaaatagtgAAGTTGTAGTTCTCTGTAGGTACGGTAACGACTCACAATTAGCCACGAGAATGCTAAAAGATGAATTTGGCATAACAAATGTCAAAGATGTGGCAGGTGgttttttcaaatatatagatGATGTTGATCAAAGCATTCCAAAATACTAA
- the CYC1 gene encoding cytochrome c isoform 1 (CAGL0I01408g~Ortholog(s) have electron transfer activity, role in mitochondrial electron transport, cytochrome c to oxygen, mitochondrial electron transport, ubiquinol to cytochrome c and mitochondrial intermembrane space localization) translates to MSEKKGATLFKTRCLQCHTVEKGGPNKVGPNLHGIFGRKSGQAAGYSYTDANIKKNVTWDEDNMSDYLTNPKKYIPGTKMAFGGLKKEKDRKDLIAYLKKATSD, encoded by the coding sequence ATGAGTGAAAAGAAAGGTGCTACTTTATTCAAGACCAGATGTCTACAATGCCACACCGTTGAAAAGGGCGGTCCAAACAAGGTTGGTCCAAACCTACACGGTATCTTCGGTAGAAAGTCAGGCCAAGCCGCTGGCTACTCCTACACCGACGCCAACATCAAGAAGAACGTCACTTGGGATGAGGACAACATGTCCGATTACTTGACTAACCCTAAGAAGTACATCCCAGGTACCAAGATGGCTTTCGGTGGTctaaagaaagagaaggaCAGAAAGGACTTGATCGCCTACTTGAAGAAGGCCACTTCCGATTGA